A genomic region of Rhodanobacter sp. contains the following coding sequences:
- a CDS encoding YoaK family protein: protein MPVLRQLPRWAWFGTAVLALIAGLVNAAGYLGFRHQSISNMTGNTSLLGIALGKGEAGEALHWLLTIAAFVLGAMLSGMIVQQSTLRLGRRYGLALLLESALLFAAVPLLDDASSLGLYLASVAVGLQNGMVSAYSGMVIRTTHVTGIFTDMGIYLGHLLRGLPVDRLRLRVCVLVASCFMLGSAIGAVLFERMRDHSLLIPATLTGICGLAYASYRHFAAAGGPDAP from the coding sequence GTGCCGGTACTGCGCCAACTGCCGCGCTGGGCCTGGTTCGGCACCGCCGTGCTGGCGTTGATCGCCGGCCTGGTCAACGCGGCGGGCTATCTCGGCTTCCGCCACCAGTCGATCAGCAACATGACCGGCAACACCAGCCTGCTCGGCATCGCGCTGGGCAAGGGCGAGGCGGGCGAGGCGCTGCACTGGCTCCTGACCATCGCCGCCTTCGTGCTAGGTGCGATGCTGAGCGGCATGATCGTGCAGCAGAGCACGCTGCGGTTGGGGCGGCGCTACGGCCTGGCCTTGCTGCTGGAGTCCGCGCTGCTGTTCGCCGCGGTGCCGCTGCTCGACGACGCCAGTTCGCTGGGCCTGTACCTCGCCTCGGTGGCGGTCGGACTGCAGAACGGCATGGTCAGCGCGTACAGCGGCATGGTGATACGCACCACGCACGTCACCGGCATCTTCACCGACATGGGCATCTATCTCGGCCACCTGCTGCGCGGTCTGCCGGTGGACCGGCTGCGCTTGCGCGTGTGCGTGCTGGTGGCGAGCTGCTTCATGCTGGGCAGCGCGATCGGCGCGGTGCTGTTCGAGCGCATGCGGGACCACAGCCTGCTGATCCCGGCGACGCTCACCGGCATCTGCGGGCTGGCCTATGCCTCGTACCGGCACTTCGCGGCGGCCGGCGGCCCGGACGCGCCGTAA
- the aat gene encoding leucyl/phenylalanyl-tRNA--protein transferase has product MIRLPLLDPATPQRFPDPCHALRDPNGLLAFGGGLSPARLLAAYGQGIFPWYGEGEPILWWSPDPRCVFRTATLRVNRSLRRQLRGKPWRVSVDGAFEAVIRACAAPREARGGTWIVPEMMDAYVALHRLGHAHSVEVWDDAQLVGGIYGVAVGRLFCGESMFSAESGGSKLALMALAALLRSWGWPLIDAQVANAHTLGLGAKEIPRESYLREAARLTTLPGQVGSWASCAARLQPADLLDGA; this is encoded by the coding sequence ATGATCCGCCTGCCCCTGCTCGATCCCGCCACGCCGCAGCGCTTTCCCGATCCGTGCCATGCGCTGCGCGACCCGAACGGCCTGCTCGCGTTCGGCGGCGGCCTTTCGCCAGCGCGGCTGCTGGCCGCCTATGGCCAGGGCATCTTCCCGTGGTACGGCGAGGGCGAGCCCATCCTGTGGTGGTCGCCCGATCCGCGCTGCGTGTTCCGCACGGCCACGCTGCGCGTCAACCGCAGCCTGCGCCGGCAGCTGCGCGGCAAACCGTGGCGGGTGAGCGTGGATGGCGCGTTCGAGGCGGTGATCCGCGCCTGCGCCGCGCCGCGCGAAGCGCGCGGCGGCACCTGGATCGTGCCGGAGATGATGGATGCCTACGTCGCGCTGCACCGCCTTGGCCACGCGCACAGCGTGGAAGTATGGGACGACGCGCAGCTGGTCGGCGGCATCTACGGCGTGGCGGTCGGCCGGCTGTTCTGCGGCGAGTCGATGTTCAGCGCCGAAAGCGGCGGTTCCAAGCTTGCCTTGATGGCGCTGGCGGCCCTGCTGCGATCATGGGGCTGGCCCTTGATCGACGCGCAGGTGGCGAACGCACACACGTTAGGCTTGGGCGCCAAGGAAATTCCCCGCGAGAGCTACCTGCGCGAAGCGGCTCGCCTCACCACCCTGCCCGGCCAGGTGGGAAGCTGGGCTTCATGTGCTGCGCGGCTTCAGCCGGCGGACTTGCTGGACGGCGCCTGA
- the dsbM gene encoding disulfide reductase DsbM has protein sequence MSVATLHYIHDPLCGWCYAAQPLMGAVQAQLGGRLALRLHGGGLFGEPHRADAALAQHIVHSDERIAQLSGQPFGEAYKQGLLADDGTVLYSLPPIAAVLAAESLDAAKAYPMLAAIQNAHYQRGLRVAEPQVLAELAEETGLDGAAFAQALAYAEGHAVFEHVEASRRLLDEAGGQGFPTLLLETDGRRTLLPHHHYYGRPDAFVQLLAAQLPALH, from the coding sequence ATGAGCGTCGCCACGCTGCACTACATCCACGACCCGCTGTGCGGCTGGTGCTACGCCGCGCAGCCACTGATGGGCGCGGTGCAGGCGCAACTGGGCGGCCGCCTCGCGCTGCGCCTGCACGGCGGCGGCCTGTTCGGCGAGCCGCACCGCGCCGACGCCGCCCTGGCGCAGCACATCGTGCACTCGGACGAGCGCATCGCCCAGCTCAGCGGCCAACCCTTCGGCGAGGCCTACAAGCAAGGCCTGCTGGCCGACGACGGCACCGTGCTGTATTCGCTGCCGCCGATCGCCGCCGTGCTGGCCGCCGAATCGCTGGATGCGGCCAAGGCCTACCCGATGCTGGCCGCGATCCAGAACGCGCACTATCAACGCGGCCTGCGCGTGGCCGAACCCCAGGTACTGGCCGAACTGGCGGAAGAAACCGGGCTGGACGGCGCCGCGTTCGCGCAAGCCCTGGCCTACGCCGAAGGCCATGCCGTGTTCGAACACGTCGAGGCCAGCCGCCGCCTGCTGGACGAGGCGGGCGGCCAGGGCTTCCCCACCCTGCTGCTGGAAACCGACGGACGCCGCACGCTGCTGCCGCACCACCACTACTACGGCCGCCCCGACGCCTTCGTGCAGTTGCTCGCCGCGCAGTTGCCGGCGCTGCACTGA
- the lolA gene encoding outer membrane lipoprotein chaperone LolA, giving the protein MKRFPIVIAAFLLSLVGTAQAATGAARARLDAFATGLHSLTGNFTQTLVDPNGNVGKTSSGTLALEAPRQFRWETTAPYKQTIVADGSRVWMYDPELEQVTVRIQSSEEAHSPLTVLTDLKQMDKEFKVAEQGERDGLVWLRLTSTAKDPQFAYADLGFDANGLAQMTFKDQLGSTTDIRFSGWKRNVDIPASVFTFVPPKGADVIGDAPVLQVEPLKN; this is encoded by the coding sequence ATGAAACGCTTTCCGATTGTCATCGCCGCCTTCCTGCTGTCGCTGGTCGGCACGGCGCAGGCCGCTACCGGCGCGGCGCGCGCGCGGCTGGACGCGTTCGCCACCGGCCTGCACTCGCTCACCGGCAACTTCACGCAGACCCTGGTCGACCCGAACGGCAATGTCGGCAAGACCAGCAGCGGCACGCTGGCGCTGGAGGCGCCGCGGCAGTTCCGCTGGGAGACCACCGCGCCATACAAGCAGACCATCGTGGCCGACGGCAGCCGCGTGTGGATGTACGACCCCGAACTGGAGCAGGTGACCGTGCGCATCCAGTCCAGCGAGGAGGCGCACAGCCCGCTCACCGTGCTCACCGACCTCAAGCAGATGGACAAGGAGTTCAAGGTCGCCGAACAGGGCGAACGCGACGGCCTGGTCTGGTTGCGCCTCACCTCCACCGCGAAGGATCCGCAGTTCGCCTATGCCGACCTCGGCTTCGACGCGAATGGTCTGGCGCAGATGACCTTCAAGGACCAGCTCGGCTCCACCACCGACATCCGGTTCTCCGGTTGGAAGCGCAATGTCGACATCCCGGCGTCGGTGTTCACCTTCGTGCCGCCCAAGGGCGCCGACGTGATCGGCGACGCGCCGGTGCTGCAAGTCGAGCCGCTGAAGAACTGA
- the trxB gene encoding thioredoxin-disulfide reductase has product MTATPKHTRLLILGSGPAGYTAAVYAARANLKPTLVTGLQQGGQLMTTTDVDNWPGDVEGLQGPALMQRMAEHAERFHTEMIFDHIHTVDLAKRPFRLTGDSGEYTADALIIATGATAKYLGIASEEKFKGKGVSACATCDGFFFREQEVVVIGGGNTAVEEALYLSNIASKVYLVHRRDKLRAEKIMQDKLFEKAAAGKIELVWNHTVDEVLGDDSGVTGVRVKDVNAGTTRDIAATGFFVAIGHTPNTGIFAGQLEMHDGYLRIKSGQSGMATMTSVPGVFAAGDVADHVYRQAITSAGFGCMAALDAERWLEQQKPA; this is encoded by the coding sequence ATGACCGCCACGCCCAAGCACACCCGCCTGTTGATCCTCGGCTCCGGCCCCGCCGGCTACACCGCCGCGGTGTACGCCGCGCGCGCCAACCTCAAGCCGACCCTGGTCACCGGCCTGCAGCAGGGCGGCCAGCTGATGACCACCACCGACGTGGACAACTGGCCGGGCGACGTGGAAGGCCTGCAGGGTCCCGCACTGATGCAGCGCATGGCCGAGCATGCCGAGCGCTTCCACACCGAGATGATCTTCGACCACATCCACACCGTGGACCTGGCCAAGCGCCCGTTCCGGCTCACCGGCGATTCCGGCGAATACACCGCCGACGCGCTGATCATCGCCACCGGCGCCACCGCCAAGTACCTCGGCATCGCCAGCGAGGAGAAGTTCAAGGGCAAGGGCGTGTCCGCCTGCGCCACCTGCGACGGCTTCTTCTTCCGCGAACAGGAAGTGGTGGTGATCGGCGGCGGCAACACCGCCGTGGAAGAGGCGCTGTACCTCTCCAACATCGCCAGCAAGGTCTACCTGGTGCACCGCCGCGACAAGCTGCGCGCCGAGAAGATCATGCAGGACAAGCTGTTCGAGAAGGCCGCCGCCGGCAAGATCGAACTGGTCTGGAACCACACCGTGGACGAGGTGCTGGGCGACGACTCCGGCGTCACCGGCGTGCGCGTGAAGGACGTCAACGCCGGCACCACCCGCGACATCGCCGCCACCGGCTTCTTCGTCGCCATCGGCCACACGCCCAACACCGGCATCTTCGCCGGCCAGCTGGAGATGCACGACGGTTACCTCAGGATCAAGAGCGGCCAGAGCGGCATGGCGACGATGACCTCGGTGCCCGGCGTGTTCGCCGCCGGCGACGTGGCCGACCACGTCTACCGCCAGGCGATCACCTCGGCCGGCTTCGGCTGCATGGCTGCGCTGGATGCCGAGCGCTGGCTGGAGCAGCAGAAGCCGGCATGA
- a CDS encoding ligand-binding sensor domain-containing diguanylate cyclase gives MIRTAGLRAILLAALLALLPLPVLRAAGVPDPWRPLEQPWFDSLGMAQGLPHTITTALAQDRNGLLWIGTMGGLARYDGYRIQTFELAGSTTTGLPDTYVRCLLALPDGSLLVGTNAGGLARFDPQTGHFRSYPIGRGGTSNRKIYTLAPDGTRGVWIATDGGLDYLNLDSDRINAVDIGPRSSLRNFAVYQDRAGNVWLGNDNGLFVRYAGKRDFVRPTYPAGTIGEVLHGEIWAMREDAEGRLWVGSAQMGAVYRDADGHWHTIPGYSGLAGAARQATTRDFLEVRPNRMWIATDGNGIIAYTPGDTAARTFDHDTSLPSSLPGNTVRALLLGNAGNAWAATDFGVARTSATTGMAFSLPPAADTTHALSNPNVRSVYVDGQNRVWLGMAAGKIDIVDPANASVRELKLTGNQLRRDIQSVTEAPDGSIWIGNQGIASVDPRTLKVTPSILPALDKSPVLTQLRVGPYMLIGTYEGAYRYDTRNGELVHFVHEAGQPGSLVNNTVHNIVRVGTQVWYATNNGISIASDPLQTGGFTNLTQKPGDPTSLPQNLVTSIATDARGRVWVGTLNGLAMLPQGNRPPWRFQRIGTDNGLVSDKITALLPDNRGNLWASTSNGIAEIDGNTLQIHNLGMRDGQRIASYIFYAAAARMPGDDTLLFGGLGGLTVVRPDWHESYNEKPPLRITNALVNGRPLPFGQLPGEHGKLVLSAHERNLRLDFALLDYQAPQETGYSYRMDGFDDDWIDVPKGSAPSAIYTNLPHGSYVLRLRAIPRGMHAHAVESTLDVTVAPLWYETVWARILGAALLLGLVALLAHLRTIQLRRRAEGLQAQIDAHTRELRAANQRLDLLAGTDELTGLFNRRRFLEQAENVRQASDSACAALLDLDHFKRINDEYGHQGGDAVLRATANVIRDQLRIDDLVGRYGGEELVLCLPNSTSEHAMAVAERIRLSLRNARVRHEGRDIRVTVSIGIALLKPGESMSSWLARADAALYESKRHGRDCCTLAH, from the coding sequence ATGATCCGAACCGCCGGCCTGCGCGCGATCCTGCTGGCGGCGTTGCTGGCGTTACTGCCCCTGCCGGTGCTGCGCGCCGCCGGCGTTCCCGATCCGTGGCGTCCGCTGGAACAGCCATGGTTCGACAGCCTGGGCATGGCCCAGGGTCTCCCGCACACCATTACCACCGCTCTGGCGCAGGATCGCAACGGCCTGTTGTGGATCGGCACCATGGGCGGTCTCGCCCGTTACGACGGCTACCGGATCCAGACCTTCGAGCTGGCCGGCAGCACCACCACCGGCCTGCCCGACACCTACGTGCGCTGCCTGCTGGCGTTGCCGGACGGCAGCCTGCTGGTGGGCACGAACGCGGGCGGGCTGGCGCGATTCGATCCACAGACCGGCCACTTCCGTAGTTACCCGATCGGCCGCGGCGGCACCAGCAACCGCAAGATCTACACCCTGGCCCCGGACGGCACCCGCGGCGTATGGATCGCCACCGACGGCGGGCTGGACTATCTGAATCTGGACAGCGACCGCATCAACGCGGTGGATATCGGTCCGCGCTCCTCGCTGCGGAATTTCGCGGTGTACCAGGATCGCGCCGGCAACGTGTGGCTGGGAAACGACAACGGCTTGTTCGTGCGCTACGCGGGCAAGCGGGATTTCGTGCGCCCCACCTACCCGGCCGGCACGATCGGCGAGGTGCTGCACGGCGAAATCTGGGCCATGCGCGAGGACGCCGAGGGCAGGCTGTGGGTGGGCAGCGCGCAGATGGGCGCGGTCTACCGCGACGCCGACGGCCACTGGCACACCATACCCGGCTACAGCGGCCTGGCCGGCGCGGCCCGGCAGGCCACCACGCGCGACTTCCTCGAAGTGCGGCCCAACCGCATGTGGATCGCCACCGACGGCAACGGCATCATCGCCTACACGCCCGGCGATACCGCCGCCCGCACATTCGACCACGACACCTCGCTGCCGTCCTCCCTGCCCGGCAACACCGTGCGCGCGTTGCTGCTCGGCAATGCCGGCAACGCCTGGGCCGCCACCGATTTCGGCGTGGCGCGCACCTCGGCCACGACCGGCATGGCGTTCTCGCTGCCGCCCGCGGCCGACACCACGCATGCGCTGTCGAACCCCAATGTGCGCAGCGTCTACGTGGACGGCCAGAACCGGGTCTGGCTCGGCATGGCCGCGGGCAAGATCGATATCGTCGACCCGGCCAATGCCAGCGTGCGCGAGTTGAAGCTGACCGGCAACCAGCTGCGCCGCGACATCCAGAGCGTGACCGAGGCGCCCGACGGCTCGATCTGGATCGGCAACCAGGGCATCGCCAGCGTCGACCCGCGCACCCTCAAGGTGACCCCCTCCATCCTGCCCGCACTGGACAAAAGCCCCGTACTGACCCAGCTGCGCGTCGGCCCGTACATGCTGATCGGCACCTACGAAGGCGCCTACCGCTACGACACGCGCAACGGCGAACTGGTCCACTTCGTCCACGAAGCCGGCCAGCCCGGCAGCCTCGTCAACAACACCGTGCACAACATCGTGCGCGTGGGCACGCAAGTCTGGTACGCCACCAACAACGGCATCAGCATCGCCAGCGATCCGCTGCAGACCGGCGGCTTCACCAACCTTACGCAAAAGCCAGGCGACCCCACCAGCCTGCCGCAGAACCTGGTGACCTCCATCGCCACCGACGCGCGCGGCCGGGTGTGGGTCGGCACACTGAACGGGCTCGCCATGCTGCCGCAAGGCAACCGCCCGCCCTGGCGCTTCCAGCGCATAGGCACGGACAATGGCCTGGTCAGCGACAAGATCACCGCCCTGCTTCCCGACAACCGCGGCAACCTGTGGGCGAGCACGTCCAACGGCATCGCCGAGATCGACGGCAACACGCTGCAAATCCACAACCTCGGCATGCGCGACGGCCAGCGCATCGCCAGCTACATCTTCTATGCCGCGGCCGCCCGCATGCCCGGCGACGACACGCTGCTGTTCGGCGGCCTCGGCGGCCTGACCGTGGTGCGCCCGGACTGGCACGAGTCGTACAACGAAAAGCCTCCCTTGCGCATCACCAATGCCCTGGTGAACGGGCGTCCGTTGCCGTTCGGCCAATTGCCTGGCGAGCACGGCAAGCTGGTGCTGTCCGCGCACGAACGCAACCTGCGCCTGGACTTCGCCCTGCTCGACTACCAGGCACCGCAGGAGACCGGCTACAGCTACCGCATGGACGGCTTCGACGACGACTGGATCGACGTGCCCAAGGGCAGCGCACCCAGCGCGATCTACACCAACCTGCCGCATGGCAGCTACGTGCTGCGCCTTCGCGCCATACCACGCGGCATGCATGCGCACGCGGTGGAAAGCACGCTCGACGTCACCGTGGCGCCGCTGTGGTACGAAACCGTGTGGGCGCGCATCCTCGGCGCCGCGCTGCTGCTCGGACTGGTTGCGCTGCTGGCCCATCTGCGAACGATCCAGTTGCGCCGCCGCGCCGAAGGATTGCAGGCGCAGATCGACGCGCATACGCGCGAGTTGCGTGCCGCCAACCAGCGCCTGGACCTGCTCGCCGGCACCGACGAGCTCACCGGCCTGTTCAACCGCCGCCGCTTCCTGGAACAGGCCGAAAACGTGCGGCAAGCCTCCGACAGCGCGTGCGCCGCCCTGCTGGATCTGGACCATTTCAAGCGCATCAACGACGAATACGGCCACCAGGGTGGCGATGCGGTGCTGCGCGCCACCGCCAACGTCATCCGCGATCAGCTGCGCATCGACGACCTGGTCGGCCGCTATGGCGGCGAGGAACTCGTGCTGTGCCTGCCGAACAGCACCAGCGAACACGCCATGGCGGTGGCCGAACGCATCCGCCTGTCGCTGCGCAACGCCCGGGTGCGGCACGAAGGCCGCGACATCCGCGTCACCGTGAGCATCGGCATCGCCCTGCTCAAGCCCGGCGAGAGCATGAGCTCCTGGCTCGCCCGCGCCGATGCCGCGCTCTACGAATCCAAGCGGCATGGCCGCGACTGCTGCACGCTCGCCCACTGA
- a CDS encoding DNA translocase FtsK yields MRAIRCAGGPGCIAVASRSARMGKAGRRFKLPAMEAYAGCVDLPGLSKRKHVPVAPSANVKQKKESAGLSDEMKRRLREAGALVLLALALYLLVCLFSYDAQDPSWSHAGVVAHSRNLGGTVGAYVADLLRYLFGSVAYFFPLLLLALSVPVLRQHGALPAQPWESSLRLVGSVFFFITAPGLCWLNFPQSTMAPEGAGGVIGRAVAHGLLAAFGDKGAPLLLLALFLVAVTLATGLSWFKVMDWTGQATLRAIEWLRGKLRAAPDAIKAQQARAERDVVKKAEAVKQAKREPVRIETPPAPVAKSERAKLETQIPLFTGASAPGELPPLSLLDEAPEQGPGYSEETLEVLSRQVELKLKDFRIEAKVVGVYPGPVITRFELEPAPGIRGSQVSSLDKDIARGLSVVSVRVVDVIPGKNVIGLEIPNTRKQIVYLSEILRSDKYDQTKSPLALALGKDIGGRAVVADLAKMPHLLVAGTTGSGKSVAVNAMVLSLLYKASAKDVRMIMIDPKMLELSVYEGIPHLLAPVVTDMKEAANALRWCVAEMERRYKLMAAVGVRNLSGFNKKVKDAENAGQPLLDPLFRPNPEMPNLAAEPLEPLPYIVIIIDEFADMMMIVGKKVEELIARLAQKARAAGVHLVLATQRPSVDVITGLIKANIPTRIAFQVSSKIDSRTILDQSGAEALLGHGDMLYLPPGTAMPERVHGAFVDDHEVHNVVNWLKAQGAPQYIEGVLEEVQATSDGKFINDAGLPQEGEEGGDADAQLYDKAVAIVTQTRRASISGVQRHLRIGYNRAARLIEQMEQDGVVSAPQHNGNREVLAPPPPKG; encoded by the coding sequence ATGCGTGCTATTCGCTGCGCGGGCGGCCCGGGTTGCATCGCCGTGGCGAGCCGATCCGCAAGGATGGGGAAGGCCGGGCGCCGATTCAAGCTCCCGGCTATGGAAGCCTACGCCGGCTGTGTAGACTTGCCGGGACTGTCGAAACGGAAACACGTCCCGGTGGCGCCAAGCGCAAACGTCAAGCAAAAGAAGGAGTCGGCTGGCCTCAGCGACGAGATGAAGCGCCGCCTGCGCGAGGCGGGAGCCTTGGTGCTGCTGGCGCTCGCGCTGTACCTGCTGGTGTGCCTGTTCAGCTACGACGCGCAGGACCCCAGCTGGTCGCATGCCGGCGTGGTGGCGCACAGCCGCAACCTCGGCGGCACGGTGGGCGCCTATGTGGCCGACCTGCTGCGCTACCTGTTCGGCAGCGTGGCGTACTTCTTCCCCTTGCTGCTGCTGGCGCTCAGCGTGCCGGTGCTGCGCCAGCACGGCGCGTTGCCGGCGCAGCCGTGGGAGTCCTCGCTGCGGCTGGTCGGTTCGGTGTTCTTCTTCATTACCGCGCCGGGCTTGTGCTGGCTCAATTTCCCGCAAAGCACGATGGCGCCGGAAGGCGCGGGCGGCGTGATCGGGCGCGCGGTGGCACATGGTCTGCTCGCGGCGTTTGGGGACAAGGGTGCGCCGCTGCTGCTGCTGGCGCTGTTCCTGGTGGCGGTGACGCTGGCCACCGGGCTGTCCTGGTTCAAGGTGATGGACTGGACCGGCCAGGCCACGTTGCGTGCGATCGAATGGCTGCGCGGCAAGCTGCGCGCGGCGCCCGACGCGATCAAGGCGCAGCAGGCGCGCGCCGAGCGCGACGTGGTGAAGAAGGCCGAGGCCGTGAAACAGGCCAAGCGCGAGCCGGTGCGCATCGAGACGCCGCCGGCGCCGGTGGCTAAGAGCGAACGCGCCAAGCTGGAGACGCAGATCCCGCTGTTCACCGGCGCGTCCGCGCCGGGCGAACTGCCGCCGCTGTCGCTGCTGGACGAGGCGCCTGAGCAGGGGCCGGGCTACTCCGAAGAAACGCTGGAAGTGCTGTCGCGCCAGGTCGAGCTGAAGCTCAAGGACTTCCGCATCGAGGCCAAGGTGGTGGGCGTCTATCCCGGCCCGGTGATCACCCGCTTCGAGCTGGAGCCGGCGCCCGGCATCCGCGGCTCGCAGGTGTCCAGCCTGGACAAGGACATCGCGCGCGGCCTGTCGGTGGTCAGCGTGCGCGTGGTGGACGTGATCCCCGGCAAGAACGTGATCGGCCTGGAGATCCCCAACACCCGCAAGCAGATCGTCTACCTGTCCGAGATCCTGCGTTCGGACAAGTACGACCAGACCAAGTCGCCGCTGGCGCTGGCGCTGGGCAAGGACATCGGCGGCCGCGCGGTGGTGGCGGACCTCGCCAAGATGCCGCATCTGCTGGTGGCCGGCACCACCGGTTCGGGCAAGTCGGTGGCGGTGAACGCGATGGTGCTGAGCCTGCTGTACAAGGCCAGCGCCAAAGACGTGCGCATGATCATGATCGACCCGAAGATGCTGGAGCTTTCGGTCTACGAGGGCATCCCGCACCTGCTGGCGCCGGTCGTGACGGACATGAAGGAAGCCGCCAACGCGCTGCGCTGGTGCGTGGCCGAGATGGAGCGCCGCTACAAGCTGATGGCCGCGGTGGGCGTGCGCAACCTCAGCGGCTTCAACAAGAAGGTGAAGGACGCCGAGAACGCGGGCCAGCCGCTGCTCGACCCGCTGTTCCGTCCCAATCCCGAGATGCCCAACCTGGCCGCCGAGCCGCTGGAGCCGCTGCCCTACATCGTCATCATCATCGACGAGTTCGCCGACATGATGATGATCGTCGGCAAGAAGGTGGAGGAGCTGATCGCCCGCCTCGCGCAGAAGGCGCGCGCTGCCGGCGTGCACCTGGTGCTGGCCACGCAGCGTCCGTCGGTGGACGTCATCACCGGCCTGATCAAGGCCAACATCCCCACCCGCATCGCGTTCCAGGTGTCGAGCAAGATCGACTCGCGCACGATTCTCGACCAGAGCGGCGCGGAAGCGCTGCTCGGCCACGGCGACATGCTCTACCTGCCGCCGGGCACCGCCATGCCCGAGCGCGTGCACGGCGCCTTCGTGGACGACCACGAAGTGCACAACGTGGTGAACTGGTTGAAGGCGCAAGGCGCGCCGCAGTACATCGAAGGCGTGCTGGAAGAGGTGCAGGCCACCAGCGACGGCAAGTTCATCAACGACGCCGGCCTGCCGCAGGAAGGCGAGGAAGGCGGCGACGCCGACGCGCAGCTCTACGACAAGGCCGTGGCCATCGTCACCCAGACGCGCCGTGCCTCGATCTCGGGCGTGCAAAGGCATCTGCGCATCGGCTACAACCGCGCCGCACGCCTGATCGAGCAGATGGAGCAGGACGGCGTGGTCAGCGCCCCGCAGCACAACGGCAACCGCGAGGTGCTGGCGCCGCCGCCGCCCAAGGGCTGA
- a CDS encoding GNAT family N-acetyltransferase: MIEARFHDRIADIPAADWDALRPDGHPFVSHAFLHALEDTGCIRADWGWQAHHLGLYEDGRLRAAAPLYLKGNSHGEFVFDWSWAAAWERAGGDYYPKLLCGVPYSPVTGPRLLAGGDAGLQRMLVEAMRDEAERLQLSSVHANFLPAGEADAFGADWLARSDVQFHWHNRGWRDFDDFLAALSHKKRANIRHERARVAAAGLRIAWRDGGTLSGAEWGEVHALYLATFDAKGNHAALTPAFFRQLGGMAQLALAHDGDGIAAMALFLEGDGVLYGRYWGSRVDVPGLHFELCYYRGIEYAIAQGLRRFEPGAQGEHKLARGFLPVRTHSRHLLVHEGFRAAVDAALREEAKAMAHYADECMAHSPYARH, from the coding sequence GTGATCGAAGCACGCTTCCACGACCGCATCGCCGACATCCCGGCCGCCGACTGGGATGCGCTGCGCCCCGACGGCCATCCCTTCGTCTCGCACGCCTTCCTGCACGCACTGGAAGACACCGGCTGCATCCGCGCGGATTGGGGCTGGCAGGCGCATCACCTTGGCCTCTACGAAGACGGCCGGTTGCGCGCGGCCGCACCGCTGTACCTCAAGGGCAATTCGCACGGCGAGTTCGTATTCGACTGGAGCTGGGCCGCCGCGTGGGAACGCGCCGGCGGCGACTATTACCCCAAGCTGCTCTGCGGCGTGCCCTACTCGCCGGTCACCGGCCCGCGCCTGTTGGCCGGCGGCGACGCGGGCTTGCAACGCATGCTGGTCGAAGCGATGCGCGACGAAGCCGAGCGCCTGCAGCTCTCGTCCGTGCACGCGAACTTCCTGCCGGCCGGCGAAGCCGACGCCTTCGGCGCCGACTGGCTGGCGCGTTCGGACGTGCAGTTCCACTGGCACAACCGCGGCTGGCGCGACTTCGACGACTTCCTCGCCGCGCTCAGCCACAAGAAGCGCGCAAACATCCGCCACGAGCGCGCCCGCGTCGCCGCGGCCGGCTTGCGCATCGCGTGGCGCGACGGCGGCACGCTCTCCGGTGCCGAGTGGGGCGAAGTGCACGCGCTCTATCTCGCCACCTTCGACGCCAAGGGCAACCACGCCGCGCTGACGCCCGCGTTCTTCCGCCAGCTCGGCGGCATGGCGCAACTCGCGCTGGCACACGACGGCGACGGCATCGCCGCGATGGCGCTGTTCCTCGAAGGCGACGGCGTGCTGTACGGGCGCTACTGGGGCAGCCGTGTCGACGTGCCGGGCCTGCACTTCGAGCTGTGCTACTACCGCGGCATCGAATACGCCATCGCACAGGGCTTGCGCCGCTTCGAACCCGGCGCACAGGGCGAGCACAAGCTCGCCCGCGGCTTTCTTCCGGTGCGCACGCACTCGCGGCACCTGCTGGTGCATGAAGGTTTCCGGGCCGCCGTGGACGCGGCACTGCGCGAGGAAGCCAAGGCCATGGCGCACTACGCGGACGAGTGCATGGCGCACAGCCCGTATGCCCGGCATTGA